TGTGAATCCTTCGAGGGAAGCGtctttttaattgtaaattatgaTTGACCCGTTACTCGCGCACTTATCGTcgcattttttatatgaatacgCCCGACGGAggcgattattttataaaatagataagaattgagagagagagagagagagaatgagaatggcAACGTATAAGTTACATATTGTAACGCACCTTTCTAGTAGCGTTAGACAACTTGTAAAtagatttatttgtattttacttCGCTATTGATTAGCTATCTTGAATATCTTAATAATCATCGTGCAAGAGACATAACGCAAGCTAATACGATCgagaatattttgaaaagcTCGATCTTTCTCTAAGCAGAAATCAATAACATCGCAGTGTACGACGAAAAAGCGATGGCGTGTAATGTTACGACTGTGCCTTGTTAtgtaaaagatagagagaaaatatgacgTAAGGGAGAAAACAAAGAATGATTGCCGAAAAAACTACCCCACGAACATACTGGCATTTTTGCAACGTTCGATCGTTGATCGTGCAGCGCGTATTTATCGCACATTTCTAAATGTATTccatataaacatttatattgtGATAGTATGACTTAATATTATTGTGTAAAGTTATTCGACCTGTATCGCGAGTTTACTTCGTGATACATACGACTCGCGAGGGATAActcgatataaaagaattttaggAAAATATAACGGAAGGTTTTTTCAATACTGCATCTCTATTTATttgatcttcttcttttttttctttttttctttttttttttttttaggaattacatatacataccaCGTCAATACCCGATATATGGGAAGGGTACGTCATTACTCTATAAAACATACATTTGTTTGATCGGCTCAAAAAATCTCCTTTCCTGATTTGAAATTGCAATCATAAAACgctagtataatataaatgttttggCATCACAGTTTGAAATCGTACAGCATTTCGTATCCAAGTCCTCCTTTTGTAATATTCACTCATGTTTCACGTTTAATCAATCTCCGTTCGCACTTCTAATTCGTTCTGGAGAAGAAAACATtttagtttataaaaatactgttccaaggtatatatattttcatttattcctGCCTTTTTTCCCGAATTGGGTAATCGGCTATTTTAATGTCAATCGAATTTCAAGCATGACATAttatgtacacatatgtaaCTTAGGAATATCAAATTCTCTTGATCATATCGTCAGTCGATAGTCACAACCCGCATGATGcgttttattaatcgtttacAAATTGTAGTTGTTTTTTTAGTATGTATTTAGAAGACAATTTCGCCGAACGACTTAACGTAAGCTTCGTGCAGTTTGTTGATAAAATCTGGATCACTTctcaaaagataattaaaagctTGAAGCAGCTGATTCCTTGTCAGCGGTTCTAACGGCCTAGCTAGTGGTTCCGCAGGACTCGGAGCCGCAAACATTACAGGAGGTATCAATGCAGGTGCCGATCCCGTACCCGATAAAGCTGGAGTCGTGATAATATCTTCTGAAGCCTAGATCGAATAACAGATTTGtgtacaaaattaaataaaagaaaaagaaattgaaaggaaaaaagaaaaaaaaaagattattgcGAATTATTCTTACTGTGTTGCCTGACACATGAGCAAATAAAGATGCAAGAGGATTTGTATTGCTAGGTGTAATAATAGTTGAAGTTTGATGATTGGTCATGTTAGAAGATGTTGTATTTGTTGGCGATTGTATCCTAAGAAATCCAGATGAACCATTTGTTTCACTGGTGCTTTGGTTTACCGATGGCTGAAGATCTTGAGAAACGGATGCTGATGTAGACATCGCCGTGTCTTGGGAAACAGTTTTATTTCGTCTTTTAGATCTGCCTAACAAAGTTATACTACCTACGTTAATCGATGTCGTCGAAGGAGCAGGTGTTTGTGATTGCAATGTCGATGGTTGTGGAGTTATCGATCTCTGTTGCTTTTCGATATGTTCTAATGTATGTGCTGCTGGATGAGACATTAAACGTGCCAATAATAATGGCTTATTTTCATTTGGCCCTGTATTTATAGCGGTAGGTTGATCACCGGCTTTGAAATGCCCTGTATTTACCTAAccaataaaatcatattaacAATTTCGTACGGATCGTACGATGCTTAGTgcaaaattatcgaataaatactAACTTTAGCTTTCGCGAAGAAATCCATCACGCTTTGCGACGTAACATCAGGACCTAACGGAGCCGCAAGAGGTCCAGAATTATTATCCGTTGCAGGGGTATTAATAGGGGATTTGGTTTCAGAAGGTTTAGTACTACCACCTCCGCTATTTGCTCTGTTCGTGTTGAAATCCTCTTGAGCTTTACTAAGCATACTAAATATATCCACATTATTCGCATTAGATCCtgcattctttttattttgaatggAAGGTTTGTTAGCTGCCTTTCGATTCTTTTCAGACTCCATAACAAGTTTATATAACATGGCCGCTATACGTATACACTCTTCTTTGTCGTAAAACCAAATACCATAAATATTACACCGtgaatttctatataatagaAACGGTGCTTGTAACTGTAAGTCTAGGCCTTGCGTTACTGGTTCCACTAAATTGTTTGTGTTCAATCTGTGAAAATAGATATCGTCAAGACACAAAGAAACGAGCTAGGAATAACTATAAGTAAAGCGTAatcatatacgtacgtatgcatgtacacatacatatacatatccatccacatatatacgatttaaaatatgtaataaaaaaaacaaagatttaATACCTATTCATAATGAGAATACTATTGTACGGTTCGCCGTTTCGAGAGTAAACAAATAGAGCACCCTCGATGTCAGTTTTTTCCCATTCGTTATTATCTCCATTAAAAGTGTACAAAGCTACATGAGTCGCTGTCTCTAGAATATCCTTCACGTAGGGGTCAACGCGTTTCAGCGCGGCCACGTTCATTCTCAATTCCGTCAAGTCCGTCATATTGTCGGATAACTTaacacaaaaattaaaaaatagaaacttttttatcgaacaatAAACGATTCGACTTTTTCGAACGAACTTTTTACTACAAGTCCGGTATTTTGAAGCAACGCGAGCAGCTGCTTCTTATAAACGCCATAACAGACATTAAGGCTGACGTCGTTGATACGTTCGCTAATCCGTACGTATTCTCTAAGAAGACGTTGCCATTGGTCCTCGCGAGAGGCCATAACGTTTCGTGATTGGTCCAAATCAAatcagaaattttatttccataaaCAAATCAacgattcttttcttatgTAACGTGCATATTAATCGATGACTTTTAAACCAATCATGTAAAATGccgacaaaaatatataatcaagtTTTTATTGCGACGTAAACGTACACCCTCTAGATTGCGTCTTCAAAAATATCTACATGTAACGGCGGGACTGAAAAACGGTATAGGATATATGGCGATATTTCTGTTATTGCTCGGTTTATTTTTACCATTTCAAGGGAATATGTAACAAGTTATCGAGCATAGCTTACTACTCGCctctatatatatcaatattcgTAGTAGTATTCGTAATACAACTACTACTTACAAAGAGCAACATTTGAATTAaaactactttttttcttgaatcaAAACAGGTTGTACGGTAGAATTATGTTATCGAAAAACtttgaaaaggagaaaacagGTAACtgttaataacatttatttaaaagtgaACGATATAGCGTGGAAACGAAAAGAGCGGCTTTAAAAAGTGcggcaaaaattaaaaatggcTGAGAAGATTTAACGCGCATATTCTCGATTCAGAATATATTTAGGAAATGTTTTCTCCTTGTTATTCATAGATTACAACATCTTTCtatttaagaagaaagaaaatgcgtTAACGAAAATACAACATTTAATATTTGGCAGCATTATGCGCGGTGGCGTAGCGCATGGAAAAATTGGGTCGATCTGCGAAAGATGGCGGCTGCAATGTGGTGTGCGTGAGAGAATTATGCTGATAGATTTTTGTGAaaacatacaaaaaatatggaaaaatcTGTTTCCACGTGTAAAGTGAAACCTCCGAATGGGAGTCTGCAATATGTATCGTAATACCGATATAGTATATTAAAGATAGTTGGAAGATAACGTTTGTTTACGATAAAGTTTGTGACCACCGCAACGTGAAGCCGAGTGTGAaagggtaaagagagagactcgaaaagaaaacgagactGGAGATAAAGCGTTGCCGGACTTCGGCCCGGTGATAATATCAGTAGAGATGCTGAAACAATTGCAGATGGGAATGAGAGCTTTTCTCTTGATGGCTTCCCGCGTGTGGACATGCGTCTGTTTTCTACTCAAGAAGCAGGTTAGAGCCGTAAGTAGGTGCTTCGCGCCTCTtagttgtttttctttttttttttctagcaCGAAGAAGATACACTACTGCGATATCAATTCGCgtctatatatttttgcaaaaagcATACCACGcagtaagaaaatatatttttttctcgttgcaTAATCTTTTATCGTCCCAGTgatatgttattattgttgcgacagtataaaaaataaattaaacgtttatttctatctactcacacatacacacacacacacacacaattgagattttatattaatcataatggCGATACAAATtgttttcattgataataCGATGCTTAAATAGTAGTTGCATTTAtagtaaaaatgaattaatttttatatagatttcaCAAATGCAGCCAGTTAAGTATGAAATCTTCCCATTATCTCCTTTATCAAGGCATAGACTTAGTAAGTAAAATTTTACTCTACTTGTGTTTTCAAATAATcctgttattatttatagttcTTAAATgagtaatatatacattacagaTATAGTTAAGAGAAAAGTATTAGTACTTGATTTGGATGAGACCTTAATTCATTCTCATCACGACGGAGTAGCAAGGCCAACCGTTAGGCCTGGTACACCTCCAGATTTTGTCCTTAAAGTAACGATAGATCGACATCCTGTTAGATTTTTTGTTCATAAAAGGCCACACGTAGATTTTTTCTTGGACATTGTTAGTCAATGGTAAGCTCCTtgatatgatattattttacctTATTTATTATAGGATGTGAAATATTCTAtgtaaattgatattattttaataaaaaaatttaggTACGAATTAGTGATTTTCACTGCATCTATGGAAATTTATGGTGCAGCAGTGGCAGATAAACTAGATAACAATCGAGGTATTTTAAGGCGCAGATATTACAGACAGCATTGTACTCCAGAAATGGGTTCCTATACTAAGAATCTTTCTGCCATTTGTTCAGATCTAGCTTCTGTCTTTATTCTTGATAATAGTCCTGGAGCTTACAGAGCTTATCCACGTAAGTGATGCTATTTACTTCACGATTTGCTGGTATAACTCTCACAGCGATAGCGAATTTCAGTAGTCCTCTAAAAATATAGACGTTTTGGATAAAATTTGAAGCTTGCTCGTATTGGTACAAAgcagataatttttattttatcttggACTATACATTCTGAACATATTTGATAATCTAAGCtctaatatttatacatatatatatatatatatatgattaattttattgtaacaGACAATGCAATACCTATCAAATCATGGTTTAGCGATGCAGGAGATACTGCTTTATTGAATTTGCTACCTGTTCTGGATGCTCTACGCTTTACACAGGATGTGCGGTCAGTTCTTTCAAGAAATTTGCAATTACATAATACTTGGTAGCATAATCTTAATTGATTGATGTACTAGACATTCTAGCAATCAATCGTGTAATAATTTAGTGTGTCTAGATTaggattattattgttattggtAATAGGCATATTAGGATGCTGTCCAGATAATGAGATGACGAACCCCTTACCCTGTCCTCATTTTGTATACTTGTTATGCAAAATATAGCGAGTGTGTGTCAAAGGGAATGGGATCTTCAGCCAATTATTATATCAGCACAAAAtcttatagaataatttttgtatacaaTCTGATtcgtatttaaatgaaagacCTGTTTTCTAATTGTGCATTTGccaaagattaaaaaattgaaaacatATGTTGACTATATCTGACAAAATCTCTCGTAAggagagaattatttttatttaaattttggcACACATGGCAATGAAATGATGAATTTGAAATACTTCTTATTGTACATTATCAATCTAGAATGTAGAAAGAAACATACTAAGTCATACTTCGAATAGACTCTGCTGTAACTCACTGTATCAGTGAGGCAGCTGTCTGAGTTATGTCTAATATAAAGAAgtattaataaagatataaaaaagtactgaaaaaaaaaaacatttcctTTTTGCAAAAATTGAGGACTATAACCAGTAAATCCAACCTGtgacgttaataaaaaaaagaaataaatcagcaaaataatgaatttatgcATATACCTGTATACTCTGTCCGCTTGTCTAACAATCTAGAGTTAATGATgaatattatgtacatattagCAGTAATTAGAAAACGAATGTGTTTATTATGGAGTGGctagtgtgtgtgtatgaagaATGTAATTAAGTCATTAAGAGtataaactttatataatatttattataaatggatatatacatatatgtatatcttaagATCGatcagtaaataaaaaatattacgattgcAGCACATTGCTTTATATTTCACTTGtactttaaagaaaagaaacacgagGACAgggaaataaagtaaaaaaaaaataataataaataaataaataaataaataaaaaataaaagcaataatTGATACTTTTGTGCTTTGttagatttttatacatattttcgtttattaataatcgataaataatgcTTCATTAAGCACTATGCTGcaaaatattcgtattatattGAATGAtccgtatatacataattgtatatatttgtataaacatCAAACTTACATAGTGttaaaatcttatttaaattaagACATGCTCATGTGCGCTAGATTGAAGTACCAATAACATGTTCTCAAATAAACAACTTTCAATGGAGAACAATTCTTACTTTTTGATATACAGGATGATCATTGTAAAGGTTGacacaattttttaaaaattgtttatttatagaataaaaaacgtttaatatagtaataattaaatttttatacgcCTTAAAAAAGTTGGGGTATAACAGATTCTGCTGAAagaattatcaaataataaatattgtaaaataatatacagaCATAACTatgtgaataataattattgcatAATTCTATTACAACTTGTAGGAGGAACTATGTTTTTGATGGgtatttctacattttttggTGCTTGAAAcatgaaattaattacataatcGTAATTCACCTCTTCttaattaaatctttctcttgaagtattattaaataactcTTTTGATAATCTTTACAATGACTACCTTATATATTAAAGGATTTGTTTACattgatttataatacattcaCATGATTTTACATGTTTCAAAACAACATTAGCCATTGCTAAGAAACATAGacacaatatttaacgaaacgaaattgtATTAGTATAcacaaaaaagattatttccaTGTACATAACATACGTGTGTGcacataaatattacatattcaaTGTATGTACTCTACATATTCATACagcatagaaaataatttttttcactttcgaactttatttcgttctttgtattattattattattatcaccatcattattattattattattactattattattattattattattattatttttcaatgtaaaCTGAGCAagacgtattttttttataacaatattaagcACTTATGGTTTTGATActcatattaatattttaataaaaaagccGTAAGTAAAACGGACCTAGGATAAAGTTTAATGTACAAAAAATACTTCATTGATAAGTAAagttcattttaaatatttcttttgatagtaaactttgtataataaaatatagtatcaGTTTTATATACAGGCTACACTTTTACAAACAttaaatgagaataaaaacaagatttttgtcctttttataATGTGTtacagaatatattttatgcactTTAAAGACTGTTAAGACGGAAGAAAGTGAATTGATGGAAgctgtaaataattttttgttttgttttgttttatatttaatctttaGGTGGATCGTCTCGTACAATTTCCAAAGAACTATCTGAATTATTAGTGCTACTTCCACTTCCAGcatcatcttctctttctgttgCTTTTTCTTGAACTGTACTTGTGCCTAATTGCCATGATGGAATAGATGCTGGAGCACTGGGAAActgttttctatttaaaaataaatataataaaataataaatgtataataaggCTCTGTACAATGATCATGATTTccatatgtaaaatataaagaatacaaGAGTACAAGactaattatttgttataatcatttatacagaacattttaatataaagtattaatataacaaacaGATACCTTGACAGAAGAAGCGCTTTTAGACTAGATAGTTCTTGTTTCAGTTCTTGTACAAGTTGTGGTATTGCTATgtcgatcgattgattttgCGATAATCTTTTTACATCAATCTCTACCTTCGAAATTgaatctttcatttcttttatagaaCTTTGGATAGCCTTATCCAGTTCATTAACAGAATCTGTTatactatcttttttcttacgaccATATAAAAATGGTTTAATAAATTCCtacaaaattacaaaaattttgaTATCTTACTTTATGCCATATCAgaagataaattttgttaagaGTTTCTAAATAATATACCTTATAAAACCAATAAACACAATAAAGCGTAGCTCCAATCACAGCGGTGacgttaaaaaattctttaattttttgtaataatgtGGACTGAGAGGACAGCATTTGGAAGTGTGGATAAGGAGGTCTATCTGGTATTGATATTGCTGTGTAATCATTTTGATTGTCAAATTTCCTTTGCTCATTAATATCAATACCAACTAACTCGCAAGCTCTTTTAATCTCTTCTTCTGTTAAACCTTTCCTTTTAAGAAATTCCTGCTTTTTACTGAATGGAGTTCTTGAAACTTTAGGATGTTGAAAAAATTGTACTGCTGCTTTTACCTTTAACAGTAAATTACTgttagagatagaaagaataaatttagatttaatataaattgcaTAATGGTACAAAGTGCAGTTAATGGATTTTTAAGTCGAAAATGACATTaccataaaatttatattaaacagaatttttatttacatttctattacaagtatatacaaactattataattatagatatatattggATATACTTACTAAATTTTCACGCAGgcaagaattattaatatcagaTATGTCTTGTCCCGTCATTCTGTCAAACAATAATTCACGTTCATACCATaactttgtaatatttattattctgtaTTGAAATCGTGTTTTATGGTAACGAGTAAGTGGTACCAaattacgagagagaaatagtatttataaatattcatgaatACCTTGGAAACGCTTCAAAAAAGTGATATGTGTTTGAGacaataacaatttataattgGAAACAGTTTTACATCCTAGAGTAATGAAgtgtcattaaaattttttatatgtgacAAAATTTTCAGTAGAACttacaagttttttttttttttttttcatagaaatatcGCATGTTGAGTGTTATGAATTTAACCACTGAGGAGCACGGATAACAATATGTCAGGGCCAATCAGCTCACTTTATGTACAATGGAAGCTTGACtacgtttttaattttctatacgaGTTTTGCCTCCCTGAAAGAAGGTAAAATGTCGTCTCTtatcatcttttatttaaacCTTGTAGGCTGTGTTGTGTCGCATTTTAATCTACGATCGCTTAATCTGTGATAAAATCAATTAACCTTTACAAAaccatataaaatatgaatatgttTTACAATGtaattacgatattttttatatttttatgtttactcggttttataaatttgatttatcgttgataattattataattcgatGTAATGAAGAATTATCATGGTTCTGtaacattatatatcgttACCTTTGCAGTATAACTACATGAGATAACCAAGGCTAAATCAAAActagatatataatagaaggaagaagaatttgTGTTTCATTTAAAGGCACTatgtataaacaaaaagaatataacaaatttgttaAAGAGATATGAAGAACATTATAATCTCTGAGAACAGTATTGTAGTAGTAAAgctgtttaatattataaacagaaaattttgaatttatcagctagttaaatataattacaaaacgatttattaataacaacaaaaatgcAGTGCAGAATTGATGATTTACCAGATGAATTGTTAGAGTATATTTTAAGTCTTATTCCTCCTTACAAAGATTTACAAGAATGTAAGCTTGTGTCAAAACGGTGGTTTCGTGCAACTAaaagtatgtattataatcaatatcttatatagtgttcatttctctctctctctctccctctctctgcaGTATATGCGTTAAACATATTACAGATGTCATAGAGCACAATGAGGCACACTTTCGCAAAGCCGTATCATTTGGTGCTTTGTTTTGGAGTCTTTGGCCAAAAAAAACTCGAATGCCTACGATAAGCAAAAGACATTCTCATTCAGCCTGTATTTATGAGAactctatgtatgtatttggaGGATGTACTGCTACTTCTACTACATTTAATGATTTATGGAGATTAGATTTAGATACAAGGACTTGGGTCAGACCAATCACAATGGGCAGCTATCCATCTCCAAAGGCCTGTGCTACAATGttgtattacaaaaaaaattttgttctgTTTGGAGGATGGTCTTATCCTTCTCGTTATCCTTTACATCAGGTACAAATAATAATGCTTCATGCAATTATTTCGTATGATACATTGCTcgtgatatttcatttttagcAATGGAAGCTGTTTAATGAGTTACATGTCTACtcgatagaaacaaataaatggaATGCTATTAACACATTAGAAGCACCACCACCTATGTCAGCTCATTCTGCAACGATTCATGGAAATAATATGGTTGTTTTTGGCGGTATTCATTGTGGGCTTCggtaacaatttttattatgttgtACCTTAAATTCTTCGATGAATTGAAAGTTCCTGAAATGCTTAAATTTTTTTGAGGTAGTTCCAATGACTTGTGGTGTTTAAACTTGGATACATATTCTTGGCATAAACAAGCCACAGCAATTATAAAACCACGACCGCGTTATGGTCAATCGCAAATTCATTTAGGAGACAAACATATCCTTGTGCTAGGAGGTTGTACCGGTCCTAATGCAGCTATGAACGATGCTTGGTTATTAAATATGACAGAGCCAACatggaaatggaaaaaagtaatattatatcatccAGAATGGGCACCAGCGCGTATTTGGTGTCATCAAGCTTGCAAGGTTATCTATACAttgatgtaaaatataattgatcgatttaacattatataaacatatacttTCGCTTGTCAGGTTGGAAACTATATTGTTGTGTTAAGTAATAACAAGCGACATGCTAAAGTAAATGATATGAGCATAGCAATGAAAAATGTTGCTTGTCAAAGACCATCCAGATTACCTGATGTGTCTCCTTTGCAAGAAAGGTTTGTGGTATATTACCATCTTGTAAATCTTATTCTACAatcttgtatttatatacgatattcttaaataaatcttcttttaGTAAACAAAGACACAGAGCAGACATAGATACAGATGAAAATGTCAATGGACGACATGGGTCTTTCTCAAGATCACCCTCACAAAGTAGAATGAGTAATCCACCATCgcgaaaatcaaatttttcaaaaatcgtGCCATTTTGTTGTGACAGTGCACTGAGTATGGCAGCATTTCGTGATAAACcaactaataataatttgagtATCAATCGGCAGCGGCAATTagaatatcttaaaaaaatggaagaaaagatCAGAAGTAGAAAGATACAAACAAAAGTTGCGAAAAGAACAGAGAATAcgttatctatatttattttagatataagCAAAGTACTTTGTGACGAATGTAGTGCATCTTGGGTTCCCTTGAAAGAAATCGATCAATCAGGGCCAGATGAAAGAATTTTGTATTCGCTTGTGATGGGAAGAGGAGAGTTAATTGTATTTGGAGGTATTCGTAAAGAGCAAACTACTATGCAAAGTCAGCCAGATGTGGATGATTTAGAAGTGTATAATGATCTGCATTTTATAAATCCAccaaaatatgttatataatattatataaacgtGAAAGCTTGGTTTTCAAGATTCCTATGTGTgagaacgaaattaaaattattatctttattaactTAATagtaatatgcatatatgatAGCACCAATGTCACATGCAATTTTATGTTACTAATAggaattgttaatatttctttaaaaatgattatttcgaaatttgattgaaatagatatttaatttgatattcactttttctcataatatttaaattaaaaaaaaaaaaagaaaaattttaatgtttcttgTTTCTTGTTAATAGACGGAAGTACTGTGGAACCTATTCACTTCTATAAGACTATAGATCTAAGGTGACGGAATTGatgtgataataattttaaaatacaagAGAATCAAATACTTCGgacataaattatttgatttcaaaatttttattcaaacattttgttctattttcataaatagaGTATATTTCAGATATCAAACTTGCAaatcttataatttaatttattaataatcctatattatttttaataaaagtaatgagGTAATACGCGCGTGAAAAATCATTgatctattaaatattaaaattatatatattatttaaaataattgcataaaaaatcaatacagTCTCATAATatgtatttctaatatatacacaatctCTCTgcattagtaataataatacgtaagaataatatttatacgaatatttgcTTGAAGGAAAGCTTTCTAAATGTCCCTTTAAATGATGTAATATGATTTAaagtgtattatatatgttgtacgtatgtacatacattcaaAATTATAcgcaaaaaaaattttttttgctatttaaataaatcttaatgTCAATTAACAGtgcaatattaataacaaacgattttttttctggtTTTAGACCACTCAGACAAA
The nucleotide sequence above comes from Vespula vulgaris chromosome 16, iyVesVulg1.1, whole genome shotgun sequence. Encoded proteins:
- the LOC127069687 gene encoding CTD nuclear envelope phosphatase 1 homolog isoform X3 — translated: MLKQLQMGMRAFLLMASRVWTCVCFLLKKQISQMQPVKYEIFPLSPLSRHRLNIVKRKVLVLDLDETLIHSHHDGVARPTVRPGTPPDFVLKVTIDRHPVRFFVHKRPHVDFFLDIVSQWYELVIFTASMEIYGAAVADKLDNNRGILRRRYYRQHCTPEMGSYTKNLSAICSDLASVFILDNSPGAYRAYPHNAIPIKSWFSDAGDTALLNLLPVLDALRFTQDVRSVLSRNLQLHNTW
- the LOC127069687 gene encoding CTD nuclear envelope phosphatase 1 homolog isoform X2, with translation MLKQLQMGMRAFLLMASRVWTCVCFLLKKQVRAISQMQPVKYEIFPLSPLSRHRLNIVKRKVLVLDLDETLIHSHHDGVARPTVRPGTPPDFVLKVTIDRHPVRFFVHKRPHVDFFLDIVSQWYELVIFTASMEIYGAAVADKLDNNRGILRRRYYRQHCTPEMGSYTKNLSAICSDLASVFILDNSPGAYRAYPHNAIPIKSWFSDAGDTALLNLLPVLDALRFTQDVRWIVSYNFQRTI
- the LOC127069686 gene encoding peroxisomal membrane protein PEX14, whose product is MTGQDISDINNSCLRENLVKAAVQFFQHPKVSRTPFSKKQEFLKRKGLTEEEIKRACELVGIDINEQRKFDNQNDYTAISIPDRPPYPHFQMLSSQSTLLQKIKEFFNVTAVIGATLYCVYWFYKEFIKPFLYGRKKKDSITDSVNELDKAIQSSIKEMKDSISKVEIDVKRLSQNQSIDIAIPQLVQELKQELSSLKALLLSRKQFPSAPASIPSWQLGTSTVQEKATEREDDAGSGSSTNNSDSSLEIVRDDPPKD
- the LOC127069687 gene encoding CTD nuclear envelope phosphatase 1 homolog isoform X1, whose product is MLKQLQMGMRAFLLMASRVWTCVCFLLKKQVRAISQMQPVKYEIFPLSPLSRHRLNIVKRKVLVLDLDETLIHSHHDGVARPTVRPGTPPDFVLKVTIDRHPVRFFVHKRPHVDFFLDIVSQWYELVIFTASMEIYGAAVADKLDNNRGILRRRYYRQHCTPEMGSYTKNLSAICSDLASVFILDNSPGAYRAYPHNAIPIKSWFSDAGDTALLNLLPVLDALRFTQDVRSVLSRNLQLHNTW
- the LOC127069681 gene encoding F-box only protein 42; amino-acid sequence: MQCRIDDLPDELLEYILSLIPPYKDLQECKLVSKRWFRATKNVIEHNEAHFRKAVSFGALFWSLWPKKTRMPTISKRHSHSACIYENSMYVFGGCTATSTTFNDLWRLDLDTRTWVRPITMGSYPSPKACATMLYYKKNFVLFGGWSYPSRYPLHQQWKLFNELHVYSIETNKWNAINTLEAPPPMSAHSATIHGNNMVVFGGIHCGLRSNDLWCLNLDTYSWHKQATAIIKPRPRYGQSQIHLGDKHILVLGGCTGPNAAMNDAWLLNMTEPTWKWKKVILYHPEWAPARIWCHQACKVGNYIVVLSNNKRHAKVNDMSIAMKNVACQRPSRLPDVSPLQESKQRHRADIDTDENVNGRHGSFSRSPSQSRMSNPPSRKSNFSKIVPFCCDSALSMAAFRDKPTNNNLSINRQRQLEYLKKMEEKIRSRKIQTKVAKRTENTLSIFILDISKVLCDECSASWVPLKEIDQSGPDERILYSLVMGRGELIVFGGIRKEQTTMQSQPDVDDLEVYNDLHFINPPKYVI